In the Mycolicibacterium chubuense NBB4 genome, one interval contains:
- a CDS encoding YbaB/EbfC family nucleoid-associated protein, giving the protein MTAPQESAEQPAVAPNAARSTRYAAEAALVARNVATIERVQQTLRDLRKKWASIDVHMESAEGDVQLSVNHHGRLMSLSLAPGCTTRYTNEGLEQVISTTLQAAVADAYAEREVIEQHAEEAAREAAKLLDNLQ; this is encoded by the coding sequence ATGACCGCACCGCAGGAATCGGCCGAGCAGCCCGCGGTCGCGCCGAACGCCGCACGGTCGACCCGCTACGCAGCAGAGGCCGCACTGGTCGCCCGCAATGTCGCGACGATCGAGCGTGTACAGCAGACCCTGCGGGATCTTCGCAAGAAGTGGGCCAGCATCGACGTCCACATGGAAAGCGCCGAGGGGGATGTCCAGCTATCGGTCAACCACCACGGACGGCTGATGTCGCTGTCGCTGGCCCCCGGTTGCACCACGCGCTACACGAACGAGGGGCTCGAGCAGGTGATCAGCACGACCTTGCAGGCCGCTGTCGCCGACGCCTACGCCGAGCGGGAGGTCATCGAGCAGCACGCCGAAGAGGCCGCCCGCGAAGCCGCCAAGCTCCTCGACAACCTCCAGTGA
- a CDS encoding type VII secretion target: MSVVVQVEPAELRRRAEVHAQAIDQIKSARADNERMTSEAQTLGPLYHQVKASIDDVAAKRDAALASEQARHEQMRDALLQSATEFEQREAENRARVTISPSDT, translated from the coding sequence ATGAGTGTGGTTGTACAGGTCGAGCCCGCTGAGCTGCGTCGTCGCGCTGAGGTGCACGCGCAGGCGATCGACCAGATCAAGTCCGCCCGCGCAGACAACGAGCGGATGACGTCCGAAGCGCAAACTTTGGGTCCGCTGTATCACCAGGTCAAGGCGTCGATCGACGACGTTGCGGCCAAGCGTGACGCGGCCCTGGCCAGTGAGCAGGCCCGGCATGAGCAGATGCGTGACGCGCTGCTGCAATCGGCGACTGAGTTCGAGCAGCGCGAGGCCGAGAACCGGGCACGCGTGACGATCAGTCCGTCTGATACCTGA
- a CDS encoding DUF2694 domain-containing protein: MVSAQQTTVEVFEATSHDESIIVSVDRQGASIGVQLEPEAMDLADEELAARIIRLNTLAYLRSQLALRLEMEGNRVENVGSFLPTEDQVAAFAMTIDF; the protein is encoded by the coding sequence GTGGTGTCCGCGCAACAGACAACGGTGGAGGTCTTCGAGGCGACCAGCCACGATGAGTCCATCATCGTCTCGGTCGATCGGCAGGGCGCCTCGATCGGGGTGCAGCTGGAGCCCGAGGCGATGGATCTCGCCGACGAAGAGCTGGCGGCGAGGATCATCCGGCTGAACACCTTGGCCTACCTGCGTTCCCAGCTGGCGCTGCGGCTGGAGATGGAAGGTAATCGCGTGGAGAATGTGGGCTCATTTCTGCCCACCGAGGATCAGGTGGCCGCTTTCGCGATGACCATCGACTTCTAG